A stretch of DNA from Yoonia sp. BS5-3:
CCTGGCCGATGCGCGCTTTGCCAAACCACTCGACCGGGACCTGATCCTGAAACTGGCGGCCACCCATGATGCGTTGATCACGGTTGAGGAAGGCGCGGTCGGGGGCTTTGGGTCGCATGTTGGTCAGTTGTTGGCCGAAGAAGGGGTCTTTGATCAGGGTCTGAAATACCGATCCATGGTGCTACCGGACATCTTCATCGACCAGGCCAGCCCGTCTGCGATGTATGATGTGGCAGGGATGAACGCGGCGCATATCGAAGCAAAAGTGCTGGATGTGCTGAGTGTGGCGACGCTGGAGAAGCGCGCATAGGGTTGAGTGCCTGCAATGCGCCCGCTTTGCCAATTTTCTGTGCTGCAGCTAAAGTCTGCTTATCTAATGTCCACGCAACAATTGTGCCTAACGTACCAGCCATGCAACAAGGTCAGGGATTGACGTCGCGAGAAATGCTGCTGTCAGAGGAGGGTTTGTAGGTGAATAGAGCTCTCAGATACTTCGCTTTCACAGTATTTTGGGCCTCCCCAATAGCGGCCGCTGAAATTGACAGCATCGTCTTAGACTTGACAGCAGATGGATATCTGCGCCTTCAGGATGGAACGGTTATAGTTCCATGGGGCCTGAACATACCGAAAACTGCTTCACTAGAGGAGTTGTTGGTGGGCAAATGGATCAGGTGCCGCACGATCAAAACCATGGAAACTTCGGTCTTGGCAGACTGTCTCATTGCGCCATCTGAACGACAGCCTGACACTGCAAATGAGTACTTAGATATGTTTACGTGGTTGCCACGCATGATGGATGTGACAACAACATGCGACCATCTTGAACTTTATGCCAACCACAGCATTTGGGTACGAGGCATCGGACAGCTCGAATTTGGATGCCGATCTGGTGCCCCATTGCGTGGTGTGGCCCTACGATAACGAAATTAAAGACGTTATGGGCTGCTGTTTAGAAAGGACCGCTTGTTGAATGTTCGCCTAACCGGACATTGGCTCAGCTGCAGCGAAAGCACACTTTGTCCCGCAAACCGGACCTCAACGGTTCTTCCCAGCCCCGTCCAACCGCGCCTCAATCGCGTTCAGTTTGCGCATAACCTCGTCGCGATAGGCGTCTGTTGCAGCGTTCTCTTCGGCTGCATGGGCATCCTGCATTGAGTTCACGATCAAACCCACCAACAAGTTCACTACTGCAAATGTGGTGACCATAATAAAGGGCACAAAGAAGATCCAAGCCTGCGGATAAATCTCCATCACGGGACGAACGATGCCCATGGACCAGCTTTCAAGCGTCATGATCTGAAACAGTGAATAGCCGGATTTACCTAATGTGCCGAACCATTCGGGGAAGCTTTCACCAAACAGCTTGGTCGCCATCACAGCGCCGATATAGAATACGATCCCCATCAACAAAAAGACCGAACCCATGCCAGGCAACGCAGTGACAAACCCTTCGACCACGCGGCGCAGGGACGGCACGACCGACACAACACGCAGCACACGCAAAATGCGCAGCGCCCGCAAGACAGACATTCCATCACTACCTGGCACCAGCGACACGCCAACGATGACAAAATCAAATATGTTCCAACCGCGCCGGAAAAACTGCAGACCTTGTGCGAACATCTTGGCCAACAGTTCGACCACGAAAATCGCAAGGCAGATCTTGTCCAGCATTTCGATCAGTCCGCCGACACGGGCCATAACGCTTTGGGATGTCTCTAGGCCCAATATGACAGCGTTGAAGATAATCACGCCAACCACAAAATTCTGCACGAACTGGGTTTCAAGAATTGCAGCGGTTTTCTGGCGAAGCGTCATAATTTGAACCTTGTTTCGATAATTTGCAGATATGAAATGTTTCGACGAAACAGGCAAGTAGCCAGTCCAACACCGCATCTCTTCAGCAGGAAATAGGTCACAAGGCAGAACGCAAGACTTTGGATTGTGCGTCAGTCGCTGCCGAGTGCTTTCGCCCAAAGAACGGGCTGCTGTGTATAGCTTATGTACAGCGGATGTTTGGGATGGCCGTGTTTGCTAAGCCCCAGACAATGCAGCGTTTTGCCCGTTTCGCGCAACACCTGTTCGGTCATCGGCCCCCGGCCAAGATGCGCGCCATGTGTACCCCAAGCGGCAATAATCACATCTGCCCAAAGCGCGCCTTCTTGCAAAACACGGTCATTATCAGGGCCGATCGGGTCTTTGGCTTTGCGCATCTTATGCGGATCGGTTTCCCGCCAGGCAAAAATATTGGTGACCTGCATCGCCCCGAAGCCCAGCGCCCGGGCGCGCCTTTCGCAGCGTTCGACCGTGGGGTCGTTCTGCACCTCGGTCGCTTTGGACGGGTTCAGCATGACGTACAGCAGCCGCTTACCCGTTTGATCCCATGACCGGCTAAGCGCGTAGCGATAGCGTTCGCAATCGGAATAGATCGCGGTTGAGGGCGCATCGCCCTTGATATGGGTTCGCGTGATCATGATAAACGGCGCGATAAGGCGAAACCCATTTTACGCGACAAAAACGCGCGACGGCTGCATCTCACCGCCGCGATAGGTTCCGACAGCAATGGCTTTTCCATCGTAAGAGGCCCAAACCTCGTCGCCAAATTCGACATCGCTGGCGATCACCGAGGCCGGATTTCCATTACGCAGCTTGGCGACGCTTTCGGCGAGGCAGCGTACCTCAGGAAGATCGGCCAGCCCGACTTCCAGCGGTTTCAGATATTGGTCCAGATCGGGGGTTTTCGCCATGTTATCAATTTGCTCCAGCGTCAACCCGTCGCTGGCCTGAAACGGCCCCGACCAGATGCGACGCAGCGATTTCACATGCGCCTTGCAACCCAGCGCATCGCCCAGATCACGCGCGATGGACCGAACATAGCCACCTTTGCCGCAGGTCATTTCCAAGAGGACATGATCATCATCAGGGCGGTCGATCAGCAGCAACTCTTCAACCCATAACGGCCGTGCAGCAAGGGCCATTTCTTCACCATCCCGGGCCTTTTTATAGGCGCGTTCCCCGTCAATCTTGACGGCCGAAAACTGCGGTGGCACCTGCATGATATCCCCGATGAACGCCGACAATGCTGCTTTGATCGCCTCATCATCAGGGCGCAGATCAGACTGTGCGATCACTTCACCTTCGGCATCATCGGTATTGGTCGCCTGCCCCAGACGGGCCGTAAACTCATAGGCTTTCAGCGCTTCGGTGATGTAGGGAACTGTCTTGGTCGCCTCGCCCAACGCAACGGCCAAAACGCCTGTGGCTTCAGGGTCAAGCGTGCCCGCATGACCCGCCTTCCTGGCATCCATCGCCCAGCGCACCTTGTTCACAACAGCGGTCGAGGTCATCCCGGCAGGTTTGTCCACCACAAGCCAACCAGAAATATCCCGTCCTTTACGTTTGCGCGCCATCTATCCGACCTCTTTGTTTGTCACCGGGCTGCTAATGGTGCCGGTGCGCCGGGTCAAGCCAAGCGTTCCGGAATGACCCTAAGCGAGGCGTGCCCAGAATTTAGCTAAATTCTGGCCTAAAATCCTACCGGATTTTAGCGTCATCGGCTTTCGAGGATCTCAAGGAATGCATCGCCAAACCGTTCCGCGTATTTGTCACCGATCAGCCGCGTCAGGTCATCCATCGTGGCCCCACGTAACTGAGCGACCTTTGCCAGCATTGAGGCTGAGCAGCTCATCGGTTTATCAACACCATGCGGGCCACGGCCCAGCTGGGTCTGCGCCTCAAAGAGCCTATCATAAACGGTTCCGTCATCGCGCCCAGCCAACTTACGGCGCATTGGGTGCATCTCTTCCACTGCACCTGCGATAACCTCAAGAAAATCGCGGCCGTAACTGTCCAGCTTCTTTGCTCCGACAC
This window harbors:
- the truB gene encoding tRNA pseudouridine(55) synthase TruB; translated protein: MARKRKGRDISGWLVVDKPAGMTSTAVVNKVRWAMDARKAGHAGTLDPEATGVLAVALGEATKTVPYITEALKAYEFTARLGQATNTDDAEGEVIAQSDLRPDDEAIKAALSAFIGDIMQVPPQFSAVKIDGERAYKKARDGEEMALAARPLWVEELLLIDRPDDDHVLLEMTCGKGGYVRSIARDLGDALGCKAHVKSLRRIWSGPFQASDGLTLEQIDNMAKTPDLDQYLKPLEVGLADLPEVRCLAESVAKLRNGNPASVIASDVEFGDEVWASYDGKAIAVGTYRGGEMQPSRVFVA
- a CDS encoding ion transporter — translated: MTLRQKTAAILETQFVQNFVVGVIIFNAVILGLETSQSVMARVGGLIEMLDKICLAIFVVELLAKMFAQGLQFFRRGWNIFDFVIVGVSLVPGSDGMSVLRALRILRVLRVVSVVPSLRRVVEGFVTALPGMGSVFLLMGIVFYIGAVMATKLFGESFPEWFGTLGKSGYSLFQIMTLESWSMGIVRPVMEIYPQAWIFFVPFIMVTTFAVVNLLVGLIVNSMQDAHAAEENAATDAYRDEVMRKLNAIEARLDGAGKNR
- a CDS encoding DUF1643 domain-containing protein; the protein is MITRTHIKGDAPSTAIYSDCERYRYALSRSWDQTGKRLLYVMLNPSKATEVQNDPTVERCERRARALGFGAMQVTNIFAWRETDPHKMRKAKDPIGPDNDRVLQEGALWADVIIAAWGTHGAHLGRGPMTEQVLRETGKTLHCLGLSKHGHPKHPLYISYTQQPVLWAKALGSD